One genomic window of Ruminococcus gauvreauii includes the following:
- a CDS encoding shikimate dehydrogenase, which yields MTDISITGHTRLTGLLGSPVAHSMSPLIHNEAFRALGLDYVYLCFDVGEETLPTAVCGLKAAGIRGFNLTMPNKNKIMELVDRLSPAAELIGAANTVVNDNGILTGFNTDGIGFMQSVRDAGHEITGDTMTLLGAGGAATAIAAQAALDGLKEIRIFARPTSRFHRRIQVLTDKINQTTDCRAFLYDNADQKALQNSLDTSTILVNATSVGMHPDTGESLITDPSYFHKGMIVSDIIYEPRKTRLLSLAEAAGCQTLNGLYMLLYQGAEAFRLFTGHDMPVSLIKQKYFQ from the coding sequence ATGACAGACATCTCTATTACCGGTCATACAAGGCTGACCGGACTGCTTGGCAGCCCCGTCGCTCACAGCATGTCCCCGTTGATACACAACGAAGCGTTTCGTGCGCTGGGACTGGACTACGTATATCTGTGCTTTGACGTAGGTGAGGAAACACTCCCCACAGCCGTCTGCGGCCTGAAAGCAGCCGGTATCCGCGGTTTCAATCTGACCATGCCGAACAAAAATAAAATCATGGAACTCGTGGACCGCCTGTCTCCCGCTGCAGAACTGATCGGAGCCGCCAACACGGTTGTCAATGACAACGGGATACTTACCGGTTTCAATACGGACGGTATTGGTTTTATGCAGTCAGTCCGTGATGCAGGTCATGAGATCACCGGTGATACCATGACGCTCCTCGGCGCCGGAGGAGCCGCCACCGCGATCGCGGCCCAGGCCGCCCTCGACGGGTTAAAGGAAATCCGCATCTTTGCGAGACCCACCAGCCGCTTCCACAGGCGGATCCAGGTATTGACTGACAAGATCAATCAGACAACAGACTGCCGCGCATTCCTGTACGACAACGCAGATCAGAAGGCTCTTCAGAATTCCCTTGATACCAGCACAATTCTGGTGAATGCGACTTCCGTCGGCATGCATCCTGACACCGGCGAATCTCTGATCACGGATCCCTCATATTTTCACAAGGGTATGATCGTCTCCGATATCATCTATGAGCCGCGTAAAACACGGCTGCTGTCGCTGGCAGAAGCAGCAGGGTGCCAGACACTGAACGGTCTTTATATGCTTTTGTATCAGGGTGCCGAAGCATTTCGCCTGTTCACCGGACACGATATGCCGGTGTCGCTTATCAAGCAGAAATATTTTCAGTGA
- the aroD gene encoding type I 3-dehydroquinate dehydratase: MIQPIQLGSLTIGDGMPKICVPITGRTKEDIIRQAEGIRAAGADLAEWRADYFENVENLQDVTAALSTVHAILCDIPLLFTFRTRQEGGVLDISTKDYVNINASAAETGLADAVDVEIFREKGAVQQLIRKIHQNGCVVVGSNHHFTKTPAKEELLAIFDRMDDAGADILKIAVMPEKQEDVLTLLAATYEETKRTTHPVITMAMSGMGAVSRISGEIFGSSVTFASVEECSAPGQLPIGDLKQMLGVLHRSMR, encoded by the coding sequence ATGATACAACCCATACAGCTTGGCAGTCTGACGATCGGAGACGGAATGCCAAAAATCTGTGTTCCCATAACAGGAAGGACGAAGGAAGATATAATAAGACAGGCGGAGGGCATCAGGGCCGCAGGGGCGGATTTGGCAGAATGGCGTGCGGATTACTTTGAAAATGTCGAAAATCTGCAGGACGTAACAGCGGCGCTGTCGACAGTTCACGCTATTTTATGCGATATTCCCCTTCTTTTCACATTCCGGACACGGCAGGAGGGCGGCGTTTTGGATATTTCGACAAAAGATTATGTAAACATAAACGCGTCAGCAGCCGAAACAGGGCTGGCGGATGCAGTTGATGTCGAGATTTTCCGGGAAAAGGGTGCGGTGCAGCAGCTGATTCGAAAAATACATCAAAACGGTTGTGTTGTTGTCGGATCGAATCATCATTTTACGAAAACCCCCGCAAAAGAGGAGCTGCTGGCGATATTTGACAGAATGGACGATGCGGGAGCCGATATTTTAAAGATAGCTGTAATGCCGGAAAAACAGGAGGATGTGCTTACACTCCTTGCGGCTACCTATGAGGAGACAAAAAGGACCACGCATCCGGTCATTACCATGGCTATGTCGGGAATGGGGGCTGTGAGCCGCATAAGCGGGGAGATTTTTGGTTCCAGCGTAACCTTTGCTTCGGTGGAAGAATGCTCAGCCCCGGGGCAGCTTCCTATCGGTGATCTGAAACAGATGCTCGGCGTGCTGCATCGAAGTATGCGGTAA
- a CDS encoding sigma-E processing peptidase SpoIIGA, with product MYYEIFIDVFFVTNMVMDYFLLRIVSRILRCSATHLRSLAAAVFGALALCLLIIIQLPDWRLLNTVLVHVVINTLMVKFGCKIKGWKKILQGLLLLYLASFLTGGLLTRLQTHLTKSGFWTFLLLAAVSYLVITAGILVYTRLKGNVTNLYEVVLYAGGKCKEVKGLYDTGNRLFDTLSKKPVSIVDESVVESLFSQDELLQFHPHYIPFQSVGCTQGVILAVTLDSLVVKNETMSRTVDQPVIALAKGHRSFAGQCQMILNPDLVDG from the coding sequence GTGTACTATGAGATTTTCATAGACGTCTTTTTTGTAACGAATATGGTGATGGATTATTTTCTGCTGCGAATCGTAAGCCGAATACTCAGATGTTCTGCCACACATCTGAGAAGTCTGGCGGCGGCAGTATTCGGAGCGCTTGCGCTTTGTCTGCTCATCATCATACAGCTTCCGGACTGGAGGCTGCTGAATACGGTACTGGTGCATGTGGTAATCAATACTTTGATGGTAAAGTTCGGATGCAAAATCAAAGGCTGGAAAAAGATATTACAAGGCTTGCTGCTCTTATATCTGGCGTCATTTCTTACAGGCGGTCTGCTTACAAGACTACAGACCCATCTGACAAAATCTGGTTTTTGGACTTTTTTGCTTCTTGCGGCCGTGAGTTATCTGGTCATTACCGCGGGCATCCTGGTATACACGCGATTAAAGGGAAATGTCACAAATCTTTATGAAGTTGTGCTGTACGCAGGAGGGAAATGCAAGGAAGTCAAAGGACTATATGACACCGGAAACCGGCTGTTCGATACCTTATCGAAGAAACCGGTATCCATTGTGGATGAAAGCGTAGTGGAAAGTCTGTTCTCACAGGACGAACTGCTGCAGTTCCATCCGCATTACATCCCGTTCCAGAGTGTGGGATGTACTCAGGGAGTCATACTGGCGGTTACGCTGGATTCCCTGGTGGTAAAAAATGAAACTATGAGCAGGACAGTCGATCAGCCGGTCATCGCGCTGGCAAAGGGCCACCGGTCATTTGCGGGACAGTGTCAGATGATTTTGAATCCGGATCTGGTAGACGGTTAG
- the sigE gene encoding RNA polymerase sporulation sigma factor SigE, whose translation MFPGFSRMIFKKPGEIFYIGGTDVLPAPLDAEREAVVIENLGSQQDKEARDELIEHNLRLVVYIAQRFDNTGVGVEDLISIGTIGLIKAINTFNPTRKIKLATYASRCIENEILMYLRRNNKTKMEVSIDEPLNVDWDGNELLLSDILGTDEDVIYRDIEHEVECKLLGKAISKLSDREQIIIKLRYGLQSPDGKEKTQKEVADMLGISQSYISRLEKRIMKRLKKEIVRYE comes from the coding sequence ATGTTTCCCGGATTTTCGAGAATGATATTTAAAAAACCGGGAGAGATTTTTTATATTGGGGGAACGGATGTACTGCCGGCACCGCTGGATGCGGAGCGTGAGGCAGTCGTGATAGAAAACCTGGGCAGCCAGCAGGACAAGGAAGCCAGGGATGAACTGATAGAACATAATCTGCGGCTTGTGGTGTATATCGCACAGCGATTTGACAATACCGGAGTAGGGGTGGAAGACCTCATAAGCATTGGCACCATAGGCCTGATCAAAGCGATCAATACATTTAATCCGACCAGGAAGATCAAACTTGCAACCTATGCTTCCCGCTGCATTGAGAATGAGATCCTGATGTATCTGAGGAGAAACAATAAAACAAAAATGGAAGTATCCATTGATGAGCCGCTGAATGTGGACTGGGACGGCAATGAACTGCTGCTTTCGGATATTCTGGGGACAGATGAAGATGTGATCTACCGTGATATCGAACACGAAGTAGAGTGTAAGCTGCTGGGGAAAGCCATCAGCAAACTGTCTGACAGGGAACAGATTATTATCAAACTGCGGTATGGACTGCAGTCGCCGGACGGTAAGGAAAAGACCCAAAAAGAAGTAGCGGATATGCTTGGCATTTCACAGTCTTATATCTCAAGACTTGAGAAACGCATTATGAAACGGCTGAAAAAAGAAATTGTAAGATATGAGTGA
- the ltrA gene encoding group II intron reverse transcriptase/maturase yields the protein MNVTNDGFKDRQLHIEDYLQRVSAEQKEYAEVSAHQRIAENNNNITDFQTDNLMEQILHRDNLNKAYKKVKSNKGAGGVDGMSVDELLGFLRDNQEQLTQQIKDGKYKPNPVRRVEIPKETKGEFRKLGVPTVVDRVFQQAITQVLSPIYEKQFSKNSFGFRPNRGAHDALKQCQTNVNDGYVYVVDMDLEKFFDTVCQSKLIEVLSRTIKDGHVISLIHKYLNAGVISGGIFEKTEVGMPQGGPLSPILSNIMLNELDKELTSRGHRFVRYADDCMIFCKSRKSAERTLDNIVPYIEGKLFLKVNRTKTGVAHISRVKYLGYSFYRYKGKCRFRVHSKSVTKMKNKIRELTDRSNGWGNEYRALKLTQFIRGWVNYFGMADMKSLLQSNDEWLRHRIRAIYWKQWKKVKTKFKELKKLGVEKEKAWICANMRNRNWYCSGYFVLQTAFNNKKLCELGYPTFTEFYLKICEN from the coding sequence ATGAATGTAACCAATGATGGATTTAAGGACAGACAACTTCATATAGAGGACTATCTGCAAAGGGTATCTGCGGAACAGAAAGAGTATGCAGAAGTGTCCGCCCATCAGAGGATTGCTGAAAACAACAACAACATCACAGATTTTCAGACGGACAATCTAATGGAACAGATTTTACACAGGGATAACCTAAACAAGGCTTATAAGAAAGTAAAATCAAACAAAGGGGCAGGCGGTGTTGACGGAATGAGCGTGGATGAACTTCTAGGCTTTCTAAGAGATAACCAAGAGCAACTAACCCAACAGATAAAGGATGGGAAATATAAGCCCAACCCAGTCCGTAGGGTAGAAATACCCAAAGAAACAAAAGGCGAGTTCAGAAAACTGGGAGTGCCTACAGTGGTAGATAGAGTGTTTCAACAGGCAATCACACAGGTGCTATCGCCGATTTATGAGAAACAGTTTTCGAAGAACAGTTTTGGGTTTCGTCCAAACAGAGGTGCACACGATGCACTGAAACAATGCCAGACAAATGTCAATGATGGATATGTATACGTGGTAGATATGGATTTAGAGAAGTTCTTTGACACAGTATGTCAGAGCAAACTAATTGAAGTACTATCACGAACCATCAAGGATGGACATGTAATATCGCTCATTCACAAATATCTCAATGCTGGAGTTATTAGTGGAGGGATATTTGAAAAGACAGAGGTCGGTATGCCACAAGGGGGACCATTAAGCCCGATCCTAAGTAATATAATGCTGAATGAACTGGATAAGGAACTAACAAGCAGAGGACATAGATTTGTCCGATACGCAGATGACTGTATGATTTTTTGTAAAAGCAGAAAAAGTGCAGAAAGAACCTTAGACAATATAGTGCCATATATCGAGGGAAAACTATTCCTTAAAGTAAATCGCACCAAAACTGGCGTGGCACACATCAGTAGAGTCAAGTACCTTGGCTATAGTTTCTATAGATACAAGGGAAAATGCAGATTTCGAGTACATTCTAAATCAGTAACGAAGATGAAGAATAAAATCAGAGAACTTACTGACAGAAGCAATGGATGGGGAAATGAATATCGAGCATTAAAATTGACACAGTTTATTAGAGGATGGGTAAACTACTTTGGAATGGCTGATATGAAAAGTCTATTACAGAGTAATGATGAGTGGTTACGCCATAGAATAAGGGCAATCTATTGGAAACAGTGGAAGAAAGTCAAAACAAAGTTTAAAGAACTCAAAAAGTTAGGAGTAGAAAAGGAAAAGGCATGGATATGTGCCAACATGCGAAATAGAAATTGGTATTGTAGTGGATATTTCGTGCTTCAGACTGCTTTTAACAATAAGAAACTCTGTGAATTAGGTTATCCAACATTCACAGAGTTCTATTTGAAAATATGTGAAAACTAA
- a CDS encoding BlaI/MecI/CopY family transcriptional regulator, with protein MKSKYQRLPDSELDIMIVLWNGHDRMSRMEIEAVVNEKKDLAPTTILSLLARLEKKGFVKIEKQGKSNLYSPVIRQEEYLQNESKTVLEKLYGNSIKKFVASLYQGNQIAEEDLDELNDFIKELENHRD; from the coding sequence ATGAAGAGCAAATATCAAAGACTGCCCGACTCAGAGCTGGATATTATGATTGTACTGTGGAACGGACATGACAGGATGAGCCGGATGGAGATTGAGGCCGTTGTGAATGAAAAGAAGGACCTTGCGCCGACAACAATTCTTTCTCTGCTGGCCAGACTGGAAAAAAAGGGATTTGTAAAAATTGAAAAGCAGGGAAAAAGTAACCTGTATTCTCCGGTCATCCGGCAGGAAGAGTATCTGCAGAATGAAAGCAAAACTGTGCTGGAGAAACTGTATGGCAATTCCATTAAAAAGTTTGTGGCATCCCTGTATCAGGGTAATCAGATTGCGGAAGAAGATCTGGATGAATTAAATGATTTCATAAAAGAACTGGAAAATCACAGAGATTAG
- a CDS encoding M56 family metallopeptidase translates to MVNTILHILKINIFAAACILAVILFSRIFKGRYSVRWKYTMWLLISLFLMFPVNISNERAVVRVEIEQQDQIPSTVHNTVRNTPLADVSQAQEKEAGLSGSTYEQKEPALTLTGMLTYFCYIWLTGFLFLAPGRLILYYRSLGRLRRWGMPVKNSRITKVYRAACTEKHIKRVPKLMMNPRVQSPVLAGLGRTYLYLPDIPYTEQELELIFKHELFHYRHKDLWYKMLLLIVDTVYWFNPLLHWMIREADKDIEYICDCHVIAGYPKRDHTVYNRLLLKTAASGNSHYLTASLNDSKAAFKERIWYMMKAAKLRKGIIPILILTFVLVVSNVLVGCSVNKNNGETDAPAVSVSGKTQSDADAGMKDTSSADQGKKTGESLPKPEQTREAEKTPEPEQTPDAQQTPEAETTQQPEVIPADEENHLPDDAEAPEENHDSESAVSAKVQLYEGTYFDSVLTGFDEEKIVDGLYIEDDYCEVDISNITDTSFDFTAYRVGGMTGERSLIFKKHTAEFTDGGMSAVYNGDEYTLYFEFPDNHASHPVVTDIVISGFPPLEAATFVNNNIPGHGFS, encoded by the coding sequence ATGGTTAATACGATTCTTCACATTTTAAAGATAAATATATTCGCTGCAGCCTGCATTCTTGCAGTCATTCTGTTTTCGCGTATATTTAAAGGCAGGTATTCTGTCCGGTGGAAATATACCATGTGGCTGCTGATCTCGCTGTTTTTAATGTTTCCGGTCAATATTTCGAATGAACGGGCAGTCGTAAGAGTGGAGATTGAGCAGCAGGATCAGATCCCCAGTACAGTCCATAATACAGTGAGGAACACGCCTTTAGCGGATGTGTCTCAGGCACAGGAAAAAGAAGCGGGACTAAGCGGCAGCACATATGAGCAGAAAGAACCTGCGCTTACGCTGACGGGTATGCTGACTTATTTTTGTTATATCTGGCTGACCGGTTTCTTATTTCTGGCACCTGGCAGGCTTATCTTATATTACCGTTCGCTCGGCAGGCTCAGACGCTGGGGAATGCCGGTGAAAAACAGCAGAATAACAAAAGTATACCGTGCGGCATGTACTGAGAAACATATCAAAAGAGTACCGAAACTGATGATGAATCCGAGGGTGCAGTCGCCTGTTTTGGCAGGACTTGGAAGAACGTATCTCTATCTGCCGGATATCCCCTATACAGAGCAGGAGCTGGAACTGATTTTTAAACATGAGCTGTTTCATTACCGGCATAAAGATCTGTGGTATAAGATGCTTTTGCTGATTGTCGATACGGTTTACTGGTTTAACCCGCTGCTTCACTGGATGATAAGGGAAGCGGACAAAGATATCGAATACATCTGTGACTGCCATGTAATAGCGGGATATCCGAAGCGTGATCATACGGTCTATAACAGGCTGCTGCTGAAAACAGCAGCTTCGGGGAATTCACACTATCTCACCGCAAGCCTGAATGACAGCAAGGCGGCATTTAAAGAAAGGATCTGGTATATGATGAAAGCGGCAAAGTTAAGAAAGGGAATCATTCCAATTTTGATTCTCACGTTTGTCTTAGTGGTTTCCAATGTTCTGGTGGGATGTTCTGTGAACAAAAATAATGGAGAAACAGATGCTCCTGCCGTGTCGGTGTCCGGGAAAACACAGTCCGACGCTGATGCGGGTATGAAAGATACGTCTTCGGCAGACCAGGGAAAGAAAACCGGTGAAAGTTTGCCCAAACCGGAACAGACCCGGGAAGCGGAGAAGACACCGGAACCGGAACAGACGCCGGATGCACAGCAGACACCGGAAGCAGAAACGACTCAGCAGCCGGAAGTGATACCGGCTGACGAAGAGAATCACTTACCGGACGATGCGGAAGCGCCGGAGGAGAATCACGACAGCGAATCTGCGGTGAGTGCTAAAGTCCAGTTATATGAAGGGACGTACTTTGACAGCGTACTCACAGGCTTCGATGAGGAAAAAATCGTCGACGGGCTGTATATTGAGGATGACTACTGCGAAGTTGACATTTCGAATATTACGGATACATCCTTTGATTTTACAGCATATAGAGTAGGCGGGATGACAGGCGAGAGGTCGTTGATTTTTAAGAAACATACAGCGGAATTCACAGATGGCGGCATGAGTGCAGTTTATAACGGCGATGAATATACGCTTTATTTTGAGTTCCCTGATAACCACGCTTCACATCCCGTTGTTACCGATATCGTGATATCGGGATTTCCACCCCTGGAAGCTGCCACGTTTGTTAATAATAACATACCGGGACATGGATTTTCCTGA
- a CDS encoding YlmC/YmxH family sporulation protein, with translation MVALRLFELRQKEVINICNCKSLGCPVDLEFECKSGRITALIIPGPGKLWGLMGRDCEYVIPWECITQIGDDIILVEIREDVCLKRF, from the coding sequence GTGGTCGCTTTGCGCCTTTTTGAACTGAGACAAAAAGAAGTTATCAACATCTGCAACTGTAAAAGCCTGGGCTGCCCGGTCGACCTGGAATTCGAATGTAAAAGCGGCCGTATTACCGCATTGATCATACCCGGTCCCGGCAAGCTGTGGGGACTCATGGGCCGGGACTGCGAATACGTGATTCCATGGGAATGTATCACACAAATCGGCGATGATATCATTCTGGTTGAAATCCGGGAGGATGTATGCCTGAAAAGATTTTAG
- the asnB gene encoding asparagine synthase (glutamine-hydrolyzing), giving the protein MCGITGFLSEGEYEKKESTLKKMNSRIMSRGPDDEGYYVDEHIALAMRRLSIIGLENGKQPVWNEDKTLVLVYNGEIYNYLQLKEELQGMGHVFTTDADTEVILHGYEEYGTDVLGKLRGMFAFALWNTVSETLLIARDPFGIKPLFYCTQNNGFCFGSEIKALLANPDVRKELNEDALPGYLAFQYNPLEETFYKGIYQLLPGHFMILENGRMQIHRYWRARFHTEETMRREEAEERLKEALLNSVEAHKLSDVEVGSFLSGGIDSSFLAVAGEMEKTYSVGFEEAEYDETKKAAQLSRINGMTNHSRLITREEYWDAVPRILEALDEPVADPSVIPLYYLCELAARDVKVVYSGEGADELFGGYNVYQSALALEPFVHIMPGKIRRGLRRIMERLPFSFKGKEYLIRAGQSVEERFIGNAYIFKSQEVKELLKKKELAAYTEQDVVAAYYAETEGLDDITRMQYIDINFWMRGDILRKSDHISMAHGLEVRVPYLDAEVAGAAFSVPVRYRVTRRQTKSVFRSVSDGYLPQETAKRRKLGFPVPLRKWLNQEPYAGIVRAEFESETAERFFEKDSLIELLEQHKNGKRDNSRKIWTVYLFLLWYRENF; this is encoded by the coding sequence ATGTGTGGAATAACTGGATTTCTTTCCGAGGGAGAATATGAAAAGAAGGAAAGCACTTTAAAGAAAATGAACAGCAGGATCATGTCAAGGGGGCCTGATGATGAAGGATATTACGTTGATGAGCATATCGCTCTTGCCATGCGCAGGCTGTCGATCATCGGACTTGAGAATGGCAAACAGCCTGTGTGGAATGAAGATAAAACACTTGTTCTGGTCTACAATGGAGAAATCTATAATTATCTGCAGTTGAAGGAAGAGCTGCAGGGGATGGGACATGTATTCACGACGGATGCTGATACGGAAGTGATTCTCCACGGCTATGAGGAATACGGTACAGACGTTTTGGGAAAGCTTCGGGGCATGTTCGCCTTTGCGCTGTGGAATACCGTATCTGAGACATTACTGATCGCGCGGGATCCATTCGGCATCAAGCCGCTGTTTTACTGCACACAGAATAACGGATTTTGCTTCGGATCTGAGATCAAAGCGCTTCTTGCAAATCCTGATGTGAGAAAAGAGCTCAATGAAGATGCACTTCCGGGTTATCTGGCCTTTCAGTATAATCCGCTCGAAGAGACATTTTATAAAGGGATCTACCAGCTTCTGCCGGGACATTTTATGATACTGGAAAACGGGAGGATGCAGATTCACCGCTACTGGAGAGCCAGGTTTCACACTGAGGAGACGATGCGCAGAGAGGAAGCAGAGGAACGCCTGAAAGAGGCACTTCTGAACTCCGTTGAGGCACATAAGCTGAGCGATGTTGAGGTTGGCTCTTTCCTGTCCGGCGGCATAGACTCGTCGTTTCTGGCAGTGGCAGGAGAGATGGAGAAAACATACAGCGTCGGGTTTGAGGAAGCCGAATATGACGAGACGAAAAAGGCCGCCCAACTGAGCAGAATCAATGGGATGACCAACCATTCCAGACTCATTACCAGAGAAGAGTACTGGGATGCGGTTCCCAGGATTCTGGAGGCACTGGACGAGCCGGTGGCAGATCCGTCTGTCATACCGCTTTACTATCTCTGTGAACTGGCGGCGAGGGACGTTAAAGTCGTTTATTCCGGAGAGGGGGCGGATGAACTGTTCGGGGGATATAACGTCTACCAGTCAGCACTGGCGCTGGAGCCGTTTGTGCACATCATGCCCGGGAAGATCCGGCGCGGCCTGCGGAGGATCATGGAGCGCCTGCCGTTTTCGTTTAAAGGAAAAGAGTATTTGATTCGGGCCGGTCAGAGCGTGGAGGAACGGTTTATAGGGAATGCCTATATATTCAAGAGCCAGGAAGTGAAAGAACTGTTGAAAAAAAAGGAACTGGCAGCATATACGGAGCAGGATGTTGTAGCGGCATATTATGCTGAGACAGAGGGTCTGGACGATATTACCAGGATGCAGTATATCGACATTAACTTTTGGATGCGCGGGGACATCCTCAGGAAATCGGACCACATCAGTATGGCACACGGTCTGGAGGTAAGAGTTCCCTACCTGGACGCGGAGGTAGCCGGGGCTGCGTTTTCGGTTCCCGTCCGATATAGGGTTACCCGCAGGCAGACGAAGTCAGTTTTCCGCAGTGTTTCTGACGGTTACCTGCCGCAGGAGACTGCCAAAAGACGGAAACTCGGATTTCCGGTTCCCCTTCGAAAGTGGCTGAATCAGGAACCATACGCGGGAATTGTGAGAGCGGAATTTGAGAGTGAAACGGCGGAGAGATTTTTTGAAA